One Natrinema halophilum genomic window carries:
- a CDS encoding NAD-dependent epimerase/dehydratase family protein: MTATSEPRTAAVTGATGFLGTHLCDRLLDDGWEVRGLSRPTSERGDLEGIDWYVGDLFDDGTLRSLVDGADAVFHLAGIGLWSAGPDTVWTVNRDGTERVLEACRDADAGRVVFTSTSGTRRPVGDTDFADESDVAEPIGAYQASKAAAEGLVDRYAETNGDALTVHPTSIFGPGDEEFTAQLLAMGAEPTMPAYLPGGLSIVGVSDVVDGLLAAYEHGEAGDHYILGGENLTYDRAVSRIADAVDGSPARIRVPATAIRAAGPVAEVVDAVADRRMFPFDRQMATLATQRLFYTSRKANEELGYEYQPLEAHVPDAMEWYRASVT; the protein is encoded by the coding sequence ATGACGGCGACGAGCGAACCGCGAACGGCGGCGGTGACGGGTGCGACCGGCTTTCTCGGGACCCACCTGTGTGACCGCCTGCTCGACGATGGCTGGGAGGTTCGCGGACTCAGTCGACCGACATCGGAACGAGGCGACCTCGAGGGGATCGACTGGTACGTCGGCGACCTCTTCGACGACGGGACGTTGCGGTCGCTCGTCGACGGAGCCGACGCCGTCTTCCACCTCGCGGGAATCGGCCTCTGGAGCGCCGGTCCCGATACCGTCTGGACGGTCAACCGCGACGGCACCGAGCGGGTGCTCGAAGCCTGTCGCGACGCCGACGCGGGTCGAGTCGTCTTCACCAGCACGTCGGGAACGCGGCGCCCCGTAGGCGACACCGACTTCGCCGACGAGTCGGACGTCGCCGAGCCGATCGGCGCCTATCAGGCCTCGAAAGCGGCGGCCGAAGGACTGGTCGACCGATACGCTGAGACGAACGGTGACGCCCTCACTGTTCATCCGACGTCGATCTTCGGTCCCGGCGACGAGGAGTTCACCGCCCAGTTGCTCGCGATGGGCGCCGAACCCACCATGCCAGCCTATCTTCCCGGCGGCCTGAGTATCGTCGGCGTCTCGGACGTGGTCGACGGACTGCTTGCCGCCTACGAGCACGGCGAGGCCGGCGACCACTACATCCTCGGCGGCGAGAACCTCACGTACGACCGAGCAGTTTCACGGATCGCCGATGCAGTCGACGGCTCGCCCGCGCGGATCCGCGTCCCGGCGACTGCGATCCGGGCCGCTGGACCGGTCGCGGAGGTCGTCGACGCAGTCGCCGATCGCCGAATGTTCCCGTTCGATCGACAGATGGCCACACTCGCGACCCAGCGGCTATTCTATACGTCGCGGAAAGCGAACGAGGAGCTGGGATACGAGTACCAGCCCCTCGAGGCGCACGTGCCGGACGCGATGGAATGGTATCGGGCGTCGGTCACGTAG
- a CDS encoding DUF362 domain-containing protein, with the protein MSGARVRAVTVDEPDHHGSWVPDVDARIAGLEAPVRGLLEPTLESFSSADRITLVPDVHYPFHPSSGMITDPAVIGTIVGHLERCTDADVAVAGASTDRMSFDRTAAYLGYTDVLEGFEADLVDLADEPHTEHVQPVDGRSVSLTVPNRLDEDTVIVVPSLRPTENGTVAGAMRTLASLVLDAADADRVPVAVTRLVEPETAVVDATTVYGGEPAAANTLFSGAVSAVDAVASSLLGRSPADDGALETVRGDEAEPITVEGTGIDFDRLRARIPDGDLPPADETHPAVSTAYRMYATVAGDAVPPQLEGGR; encoded by the coding sequence ATGAGTGGGGCGCGGGTCCGTGCGGTCACTGTCGACGAACCCGACCATCACGGCAGCTGGGTGCCCGATGTTGACGCCCGTATAGCCGGTCTCGAGGCTCCGGTTCGTGGCCTGCTAGAGCCCACACTGGAATCGTTTTCGAGCGCCGACCGGATCACGCTCGTCCCCGACGTGCACTACCCGTTTCACCCGTCGTCCGGAATGATCACCGATCCGGCCGTCATCGGCACGATCGTCGGTCATTTGGAGCGGTGCACCGACGCAGATGTCGCCGTTGCTGGCGCGAGCACTGATCGGATGTCGTTCGACAGAACGGCGGCGTACCTCGGTTACACCGACGTACTCGAGGGGTTCGAGGCCGACCTCGTCGATCTGGCGGACGAACCCCATACCGAACACGTCCAACCGGTGGACGGACGGTCGGTATCGCTCACGGTCCCGAACCGACTCGACGAGGACACCGTTATCGTCGTGCCATCGTTGCGGCCGACCGAGAACGGCACGGTCGCGGGCGCGATGCGAACGCTTGCATCGCTCGTTTTAGACGCCGCCGACGCCGATCGAGTGCCCGTCGCGGTGACGCGGCTCGTCGAGCCCGAAACCGCCGTCGTCGACGCGACGACCGTTTACGGCGGCGAACCCGCAGCAGCGAACACGCTGTTTTCGGGAGCTGTTTCGGCCGTCGATGCCGTCGCCAGTTCGTTGTTGGGGCGATCACCCGCGGACGACGGTGCGCTCGAGACGGTCCGCGGTGACGAGGCCGAACCGATCACCGTCGAGGGGACTGGCATCGACTTCGATCGGCTTCGGGCACGGATTCCCGACGGTGACTTGCCACCGGCCGACGAGACCCACCCTGCCGTCTCGACCGCCTACCGAATGTACGCGACGGTGGCCGGCGACGCCGTGCCGCCGCAACTCGAGGGCGGTCGATGA